Proteins encoded together in one Sulfitobacter pontiacus window:
- a CDS encoding lysophospholipid acyltransferase family protein has product MTLLQPDLRPLTARDISYAYSAKSRPARAFIRLMENSTGRLGLMKRATGYEDDMARGMGFFDVMVQRYGLTLDVVGGSLANIPETGPVIALANHPYGILDGLMLGHMLARRRDGFKIMAHSVFNRAPDLNRHLLPISFDEDKAALALNLRTRKTALEYLGQGGAVGIFPGGTVSTSARPFSRPMDPGWRSFTARMIAKSDATVVPIYFDGHTSRLFQIASHLHHTLRMGLLIKEFRKRVDTPVRVVIGDPIGRNVLDPMAKDAKAMMDFLRKATYELSPDPAKSFDLGFEFEDRHRADR; this is encoded by the coding sequence TTGACCCTCTTGCAGCCCGATCTTCGGCCTCTGACAGCGCGTGACATCAGCTATGCCTATTCCGCCAAGTCGCGGCCCGCGCGTGCCTTCATCCGGCTGATGGAGAATAGCACAGGGCGGTTGGGGCTGATGAAACGCGCAACCGGCTATGAAGACGACATGGCGCGCGGGATGGGGTTCTTTGACGTGATGGTGCAGCGCTATGGGCTGACGCTTGACGTCGTGGGCGGCAGTCTGGCGAATATCCCTGAAACGGGGCCTGTCATCGCGCTGGCGAACCATCCTTACGGTATTCTGGACGGGTTGATGCTGGGGCATATGTTGGCGCGCCGCCGGGACGGGTTCAAGATCATGGCGCATTCGGTCTTTAACCGCGCGCCCGACCTGAACCGCCATTTGCTGCCGATCAGTTTTGACGAGGACAAGGCCGCGCTGGCGCTGAACCTGCGCACGCGCAAGACCGCGCTGGAGTATCTGGGGCAGGGTGGCGCGGTTGGTATCTTTCCGGGGGGCACCGTCAGCACCAGCGCACGGCCGTTTTCGCGCCCTATGGACCCGGGCTGGCGCAGCTTTACCGCCCGCATGATCGCGAAATCGGATGCCACCGTCGTGCCGATCTACTTCGACGGCCACACCAGCCGCCTGTTCCAGATTGCCAGCCATCTGCATCACACCCTGCGCATGGGACTGCTGATCAAGGAATTCCGCAAACGGGTCGACACGCCCGTGCGCGTGGTCATCGGCGACCCCATCGGCAGAAACGTGCTGGACCCCATGGCAAAAGACGCAAAAGCTATGATGGATTTCCTGCGCAAAGCGACGTATGAGTTGTCACCAGACCCGGCAAAATCCTTTGATCTGGGGTTTGAATTTGAAGATCGGCATCGTGCCGACAGGTGA
- a CDS encoding glutamate racemase — MAVGIFDSGLGGLTVWDAVQAQLPDVDFVYLADSAHAPYGVRNADDIYNLTTAATQRLFDAGCDLVILACNTASAAALRRMQEGWIPSDKRVLGVFVPLIEAMTERQWGDNSPPREVDLKHVALFATPATVASRAFQRELAFRAIGVDVEAQACGGVVDAIEDGDFILAEALVRSHVDALKRKMPAPEAAILGCTHYPLMQETFQDALGPDVKVFSQANLVAHSLSDYLKRHPNMLGTGEAAFLTTGDPKKVSSRATQFLRRPLTFQAA; from the coding sequence ATGGCAGTTGGTATTTTCGATTCTGGGCTAGGCGGGCTGACCGTTTGGGATGCCGTGCAGGCACAGCTACCGGATGTGGATTTCGTGTATTTGGCCGATAGCGCCCATGCGCCCTACGGTGTGCGTAATGCGGATGACATTTATAACCTGACCACTGCTGCAACCCAGCGTCTGTTCGATGCAGGCTGCGATCTGGTGATCTTGGCGTGCAACACGGCCTCTGCCGCGGCGCTACGCCGGATGCAGGAAGGGTGGATCCCGTCGGACAAGCGCGTGTTGGGCGTCTTTGTGCCGCTGATCGAGGCGATGACAGAACGCCAATGGGGCGACAATTCCCCCCCGCGCGAGGTGGATCTAAAGCACGTGGCGCTGTTTGCGACGCCCGCAACAGTGGCAAGCCGTGCGTTCCAGCGTGAACTGGCCTTTCGGGCGATCGGCGTCGATGTCGAAGCGCAGGCCTGCGGGGGTGTCGTGGATGCGATCGAGGACGGTGATTTCATCCTCGCCGAAGCGCTGGTGCGCAGCCATGTGGACGCGCTGAAACGCAAGATGCCCGCGCCCGAAGCTGCCATTCTGGGCTGCACCCATTACCCGCTGATGCAGGAAACCTTTCAGGACGCGCTTGGCCCCGATGTCAAAGTGTTCAGCCAAGCCAATCTGGTCGCCCATAGTCTGAGCGACTATCTAAAGCGTCACCCCAATATGCTGGGCACGGGCGAGGCGGCTTTCCTGACCACGGGCGACCCCAAAAAGGTCAGCAGCCGTGCCACGCAATTCTTGCGACGACCGTTGACCTTTCAAGCGGCCTAA
- a CDS encoding indolepyruvate ferredoxin oxidoreductase family protein produces the protein MGTQKISLTDRYDLEKSPVLLNGTQALVRLTMMQAARDKAAGLNTAGYVTGYRGSPLGAVDLQMDRAAKTLAAHNVVFEPGLNEDLAATALWGSQQAELRGEGKYDGVFGLWYGKGPGVDRSGDVMRHANMAGSSANGGVLMAMGDDHTGESSTVLHQSEWAMVDAYMPVVSPAGVQEILDYGIYGWALSRFSGLWVGLKTMKDTVEATSVVNGDPNRMKLVTPQFDMPDGGLNIRLQDTPHLQEARMIDHKRYAAEAFSHANKMDKRMWGKRGAKIGIAAAGKNWLDVIHAMSLLNIDENEAERLGITLYKIGQTFPLDMKGFHSWAEGLDLVIVVEEKRKLIEVQIKEALFSDTHRRVYGWHKGGGAGMEHGEELFPTRGALDPIWIAEKLGGIFIEEGRTTDGIKAGMEALDTARRADNAEDIAARVPYFCSGCPHNSSTKLPEGSRAYAGIGCHYMVQWMDRETTGFTHMGGEGANWIGESKFSTRDHVFQNLGDGTYNHSGNLAIRAAIAAKTNITYKILYNDAVAMTGGQHNEGDLDAPRIVAEVKAMGVKNIAVVYDEKEDVDEKAFGDVPMYERADLQTVQENFAKHKGVSVIVYIQTCAAEKRRRRKRGLFPDPDKRVFINTDVCEGCGDCGVQSNCVSIVPEETELGRKRAIDQSSCNKDFSCVKGFCPSFVTLEGAKIRKDPTTEVKIPDLPMPTLPAINGTHNVVITGVGGTGVVTIGAVLAQAAQIDGKGAGMMEMAGLAQKGGAVHIHCRIANRPEDISAIRVATGEADALIGGDLVVSAGTKTLGLTRAGRTGAVVNSHQIITGEFTRDTEFQMPYDRLTLALEARLKDDVALFDASDLAKATLGDSIYSNMMIFGAAWQQELIPLSLDSLQQAITLNGAAVARNLRAFELGRWAVLHPEDAKRVMTPNVVALPKTLDERIAFRKDHLIAYQGKRLAKRYGTMVDSITDARLKEAVALGYHKLLSYKDEYEVARLLKSTRAKVAEAFEGDPKLTFNLAPPILSKTGADGRPMKRTFGAWMEGPFNMLARMKFLRGTPFDPFGRTDERRMERSLITQYEADMKDVLPKLTDATHDAIVALAELPLQIRGFGPVKQANEAKAAKRREELLAVIRSGGAQTSRAAE, from the coding sequence ATGGGTACGCAAAAAATTTCACTAACTGACCGGTATGACCTCGAGAAATCGCCCGTGTTGCTGAACGGCACACAGGCGTTGGTGCGCCTGACGATGATGCAGGCGGCACGGGACAAGGCGGCAGGGTTGAATACCGCCGGATACGTGACCGGATATCGTGGATCGCCACTGGGGGCCGTTGACCTTCAGATGGACCGCGCCGCCAAGACGCTGGCCGCGCATAACGTCGTGTTCGAACCAGGCCTGAACGAAGACCTTGCCGCTACGGCCCTATGGGGCAGCCAGCAGGCAGAATTGCGCGGTGAGGGGAAGTACGACGGTGTGTTTGGCCTGTGGTACGGTAAGGGCCCGGGTGTGGACCGCTCTGGCGATGTGATGCGTCACGCGAATATGGCGGGCTCGTCCGCGAACGGTGGTGTTCTGATGGCCATGGGGGATGACCATACGGGTGAATCCTCTACCGTGTTGCACCAGTCAGAATGGGCGATGGTGGATGCCTATATGCCCGTCGTCAGCCCCGCCGGTGTGCAGGAGATCCTTGATTACGGTATCTACGGCTGGGCGCTAAGCCGTTTCAGCGGACTATGGGTCGGGCTCAAGACGATGAAGGACACCGTAGAGGCGACATCGGTCGTGAATGGTGACCCGAACCGAATGAAGCTGGTCACCCCGCAGTTCGATATGCCGGACGGTGGGCTGAACATTCGTCTGCAAGACACGCCGCATCTGCAAGAAGCGCGGATGATTGACCATAAACGATATGCCGCCGAAGCGTTCAGCCATGCCAACAAAATGGACAAGCGCATGTGGGGCAAGCGCGGGGCCAAGATCGGCATCGCGGCAGCCGGTAAGAACTGGCTGGATGTGATCCACGCCATGAGCTTGCTTAACATCGACGAGAACGAAGCCGAACGTCTGGGGATCACGCTCTATAAGATCGGGCAGACCTTCCCGCTGGATATGAAGGGGTTCCATTCCTGGGCCGAAGGGCTCGATCTGGTGATCGTCGTGGAAGAGAAGCGCAAGCTGATCGAGGTGCAGATCAAAGAGGCGCTGTTCTCGGATACGCATCGCCGCGTCTATGGCTGGCACAAAGGCGGTGGTGCCGGGATGGAGCATGGCGAAGAGCTGTTCCCCACCCGTGGCGCACTGGACCCGATCTGGATTGCCGAAAAGCTGGGCGGTATCTTTATCGAGGAAGGCCGGACGACCGATGGCATCAAGGCGGGTATGGAAGCGCTGGATACCGCGCGTCGTGCCGACAACGCCGAAGACATCGCTGCGCGTGTGCCCTACTTCTGTTCGGGCTGTCCGCATAACTCATCAACCAAGCTACCAGAGGGGAGCCGCGCCTACGCCGGGATCGGTTGCCACTATATGGTGCAGTGGATGGATCGCGAGACAACCGGCTTTACCCATATGGGAGGGGAAGGTGCGAACTGGATCGGTGAATCCAAGTTCTCTACACGCGACCATGTGTTCCAGAACCTCGGGGACGGGACATACAACCATTCGGGTAATCTGGCGATCCGTGCGGCCATCGCGGCCAAGACGAACATCACCTACAAGATCCTTTATAACGATGCCGTTGCCATGACCGGTGGCCAGCACAACGAAGGCGATCTGGACGCGCCGCGTATCGTGGCAGAGGTGAAGGCCATGGGCGTCAAGAATATCGCCGTGGTCTATGACGAGAAAGAAGACGTAGACGAAAAAGCCTTTGGCGACGTGCCGATGTACGAGCGTGCAGACCTTCAGACCGTGCAAGAGAATTTCGCCAAACATAAAGGCGTCAGCGTTATCGTCTATATCCAGACCTGTGCCGCCGAGAAACGTCGCCGTCGCAAACGGGGGCTGTTCCCTGATCCCGACAAGCGCGTGTTCATCAATACCGATGTCTGCGAAGGCTGCGGGGATTGTGGTGTGCAGTCCAACTGCGTCTCGATCGTGCCCGAAGAAACAGAACTGGGGCGCAAACGGGCGATTGATCAATCCTCGTGCAACAAGGATTTCTCGTGCGTCAAAGGGTTCTGCCCGTCCTTCGTGACGCTGGAAGGGGCCAAGATCCGCAAGGACCCCACGACAGAGGTCAAGATTCCCGACCTGCCCATGCCGACCCTGCCTGCGATCAATGGCACGCATAACGTGGTGATCACCGGTGTCGGTGGGACCGGCGTTGTGACCATCGGTGCCGTGCTGGCGCAAGCCGCGCAGATTGACGGCAAGGGCGCTGGGATGATGGAGATGGCAGGCCTTGCCCAAAAGGGCGGTGCCGTACATATCCATTGCCGTATTGCAAACCGTCCCGAAGACATCAGTGCCATTCGCGTGGCAACGGGTGAAGCGGATGCGTTGATCGGGGGTGATCTTGTTGTCTCTGCCGGGACCAAGACGCTTGGCCTGACGCGCGCTGGGCGGACGGGGGCGGTCGTGAACTCGCACCAGATCATCACGGGCGAGTTTACCCGCGATACCGAGTTCCAGATGCCCTACGACCGGCTCACCCTCGCGCTTGAGGCGCGGCTGAAGGATGACGTCGCGCTGTTTGATGCCTCTGATCTGGCGAAGGCGACGCTGGGGGATTCGATCTATTCAAACATGATGATCTTCGGCGCGGCCTGGCAGCAGGAGTTGATCCCGCTGTCGCTGGACAGTTTGCAACAGGCGATCACGTTGAACGGTGCCGCGGTCGCGCGGAACTTGCGTGCGTTTGAACTGGGCCGTTGGGCCGTGCTGCACCCCGAAGATGCCAAGCGCGTGATGACACCCAATGTTGTCGCCCTGCCGAAAACGCTGGATGAACGGATCGCCTTCCGCAAGGACCACCTGATCGCCTATCAGGGCAAGCGGCTGGCGAAGCGTTATGGCACCATGGTGGACAGCATTACCGACGCGCGCCTGAAAGAGGCCGTGGCCTTGGGCTACCACAAGCTCCTGTCCTATAAGGATGAATACGAGGTCGCGCGCCTGTTGAAATCCACCCGCGCCAAAGTGGCAGAGGCCTTTGAGGGGGATCCCAAGCTGACCTTCAACCTTGCGCCACCGATCCTGTCGAAAACTGGCGCGGATGGCCGTCCGATGAAACGGACCTTTGGCGCGTGGATGGAGGGGCCGTTCAACATGCTGGCGCGGATGAAGTTCCTGCGCGGCACGCCGTTCGATCCCTTTGGTCGTACCGACGAACGCCGGATGGAGCGGTCCTTGATCACGCAATACGAGGCCGACATGAAGGATGTTCTGCCCAAGCTGACCGACGCAACCCATGACGCGATTGTCGCCTTGGCAGAGCTTCCCTTGCAGATCCGCGGCTTTGGTCCGGTAAAACAGGCGAATGAAGCCAAGGCCGCAAAGCGGCGCGAAGAGCTGCTGGCCGTGATCCGGTCAGGGGGCGCGCAAACCTCGCGCGCGGCAGAGTAG